The sequence CTAAAATACTGGAAATACTATTAAGATTATAAACTAATACAAGAATATCCATAATTTATTTCAAAAGTGATATTATGAATCAAACTGATAAAAATAATTTAAAAGTAAGCAACGCAGTATTTGAAGCCATTAAAGACTCTAATATCGATTTTATAGTAAGCGTACCTTGTGTAAATTTGAAAAATTTAATCATAATGATTGAAAATGAAATCGAAACAAATTTGAATCAAAATAATCCAAAAGTTGATTTTGAAGAACAAAGAAATAAATTAATACATATCCCTATTACGAGAGAAGAGGAAGGTATTGGAATTTGTGCAGGGGCTCATTTATCCGGTCGTAAAACAGCTCTTTTAATGCAAAATTCTGGTTTGGGTAATTCTATAAATGCGATAGGTTCCCTTTTAAAAGTTTATAAAATACCTTTAGTAATGATAATTAGCCATAGGGGCGATTTAAAGGAAAAAATAGCTGCACAAATCCCTATGGGTCAGTGGACTAAAAAACTTTTAGAAGTTGCAGAAATACCTTATTATTGTCCAGAAACGCCCGAGGAAGCTGAAAAAGTAATAAAATATGCAACAGAAATGTCCGAAACGATGAAATATCCTGTAGCGGTACTTTTAGATGCTTTATATTGGGAAAATGATTAATTTATATTTATCTTACATATTTTATATATATTTTATATTTAATTATTATTTAATTATTATTTTATTTTTTTAATCCATTCTATATTATTGGATAATACACATCTCGCAACAGATACAAAATCACAATATTTTAACATTTTTTTTGCATCTTCAACGGATTTAACTGAATTATTACCTATAATTATAATATCGGGGAATGCAATTCTTATATCTTTCAAATAATCCAAATCTGCATAATTATGACCTGGATTAAAACAATCAATATGTATACCGTCAATGTAATCCATTATGCTATTTTCCTCAAAATTTTTAATTAATTCTTCCGAAGAAATATAATTTGCCCTTATCTTAATGAAAACAGGGATTGAATTGTCTGAATCTGTTATATTTATATTTCTAATTATATTAGTATCTTTGATAAATTTAAGAATATTACATAAATTTTTCATTCCTTTTTTTGTGATTAATTCTTGCCCAAGTCCTAAATTAGTAATTTCAGGCTGTCTACAATGGCAATTAAATTCAATTATATCGCAATTTTCAATAATGGTTTTTAAATTATCTAATAAATATGGATTACTTTTTAAATCTAAATCTTTAAATCTAATATTTGCAGAAATTAAAGAATTTTTACCATATGGGGAATTTTTAATTTCAAAAGTTTCATTTTTTATATATTCGCTAAATTTATTCAGGGGGATATTGAATTCTTTTCTACCCCTATTTTCGATTTCAAAGCTTGCTTTTAATGTTTCATTATCGAGGTTGTATGCACCAATACATATAATTCCAAAATTATCAAATTTTTTACAAAATTTTGCATCGGTTATTCCGGCCATAGGTGCAAGAACGATTTTATTTTTTAATTTTTTTAATTTTTGGTAATGTTTTAAATTTGCCATATTATCATATTCCTCAGAATACTCTTAACGTTCTTAAATTTCATAAATTATGGTATAAAATATAATAAAACATAATTATACTATAAGTTATAAAACTAATTATAAAAATTGAAAACTTAAACTTGATTAATTAATTAATTAATTTAAAATAGATATTTGGGAATATATGAATATTAATATATAACTCATTTAATAAATGGATTAAATTGAGCAAGTATAATTATGTGGTATTTTAAGAGATTCTTCAGAGTTTTGTTTTAAGGTATATACTGAACCTTCACATTTACCATCCCTTATTATTTCCAAACCAATATCTGCAAGATTTGAAGCATCTTCCGCAGTTTTCCCAAT is a genomic window of Methanococcus voltae containing:
- the comD gene encoding sulfopyruvate decarboxylase subunit alpha; amino-acid sequence: MNQTDKNNLKVSNAVFEAIKDSNIDFIVSVPCVNLKNLIIMIENEIETNLNQNNPKVDFEEQRNKLIHIPITREEEGIGICAGAHLSGRKTALLMQNSGLGNSINAIGSLLKVYKIPLVMIISHRGDLKEKIAAQIPMGQWTKKLLEVAEIPYYCPETPEEAEKVIKYATEMSETMKYPVAVLLDALYWEND
- a CDS encoding MJ0144 family RNA dihydrouridine synthase-like protein, whose translation is MANLKHYQKLKKLKNKIVLAPMAGITDAKFCKKFDNFGIICIGAYNLDNETLKASFEIENRGRKEFNIPLNKFSEYIKNETFEIKNSPYGKNSLISANIRFKDLDLKSNPYLLDNLKTIIENCDIIEFNCHCRQPEITNLGLGQELITKKGMKNLCNILKFIKDTNIIRNINITDSDNSIPVFIKIRANYISSEELIKNFEENSIMDYIDGIHIDCFNPGHNYADLDYLKDIRIAFPDIIIIGNNSVKSVEDAKKMLKYCDFVSVARCVLSNNIEWIKKIK